The Frondihabitans australicus genome includes a region encoding these proteins:
- a CDS encoding cell wall-binding repeat-containing protein: MNTIRRRPTRLLTAGAAALLLVAGVTALGAAPASATTVISGQASHHDLPIKPTQLAASPDGTAIYAATNSPTILVIDPVTVTVKRTIVLPAPVTNIVVTSAGDIDSIALNSDASSSPESLYDIDPQTGSWVATPLPSGFLPWAWTVTPDGTTAVLAANTVDSDGVLSGSEDVVVHPQAGTLGAVTTLPNLVRPWEVAITPDGSEYMTVTEIDATKPRGHGGIALVDAASGSVLATLDSGTASSPTGALASPDGSRFFASFGRAAGEGTDIAPVLVIDTATSSIVSTIDVPGFYLGERNLGSGQETYPPSGGVVLAGDGSTVLATTDTHTAFIDPTTLDTHLVTWGDAENAPVVVPGSDDVYIDGDEFTTNGVASSTRRAYSSGLDFGSTIALPGDHDLFSPSASLDGAPGALAHLDLAAFLSSVNVDRIEGSDRYVTTSMVADASKSTNSGVLYLTSGEEYPDSLSAGPAVTHTDARLLLTTPTSLPQVDKSYLTYRPVKKVVIVGSTASISAKVQAQVRSVTHGKIPVVRIAGADRYATSRALIRNAFGSRLSHVWIATGRDFPDALATVSAASHENEPLLLVDGSRTTLDASTAAFLKGEGVSSITVVGAESSVTAGVMNGLQALAPTTRVAGQDRYATSQAVLDSAFGTSRSRVVLTSGANWPDALGGNQFAASLGAPMALVKPTCVPDPLAEQVAASPGHDVDLLGGLPSLNAEVGNFAAC; encoded by the coding sequence ATGAATACGATCCGTCGTCGTCCCACCCGCCTCCTGACCGCAGGAGCCGCGGCACTGCTGCTCGTGGCCGGCGTCACGGCGCTCGGTGCCGCCCCCGCCTCCGCCACGACGGTCATCTCGGGGCAAGCCTCGCATCACGATCTGCCGATCAAACCGACTCAGCTCGCCGCCTCGCCCGACGGGACCGCCATCTACGCGGCGACGAACAGCCCAACGATCCTGGTCATCGACCCCGTCACAGTGACGGTGAAGCGCACCATCGTGCTTCCAGCCCCAGTCACGAACATCGTCGTGACGTCGGCGGGAGACATCGACTCGATCGCGCTGAATTCAGACGCATCGTCGTCACCCGAATCGCTGTACGACATCGACCCACAGACGGGCAGCTGGGTGGCCACGCCGCTGCCCTCCGGTTTCCTCCCGTGGGCGTGGACCGTCACGCCCGACGGGACGACGGCCGTGCTGGCCGCAAACACGGTCGACTCGGACGGCGTGCTGTCGGGTTCCGAGGACGTCGTCGTTCATCCACAAGCCGGAACCCTCGGGGCCGTCACGACGTTACCCAACCTCGTTCGACCCTGGGAGGTCGCCATTACGCCCGACGGCTCCGAGTACATGACCGTGACCGAAATCGACGCGACGAAGCCAAGGGGGCACGGAGGAATCGCACTCGTCGACGCGGCGAGCGGATCCGTCCTGGCGACGCTCGATTCCGGAACCGCGTCGTCTCCGACCGGCGCCCTGGCCTCCCCTGACGGGAGCCGCTTCTTCGCCTCCTTCGGCCGCGCTGCAGGGGAAGGCACTGACATTGCGCCAGTCCTCGTCATCGACACGGCGACCTCATCGATCGTCTCGACCATCGACGTCCCGGGTTTCTACCTCGGCGAGAGAAACCTCGGATCGGGACAAGAGACCTATCCGCCGTCCGGCGGAGTGGTCCTGGCGGGTGACGGATCGACAGTCCTGGCGACGACCGATACCCACACGGCTTTCATCGATCCCACGACGCTCGACACGCACCTCGTCACGTGGGGTGACGCGGAGAACGCTCCGGTCGTGGTGCCCGGCTCCGACGACGTCTACATCGACGGCGACGAGTTCACGACGAATGGCGTGGCCTCTTCGACCCGTCGGGCGTACTCCTCCGGCCTCGACTTCGGCAGCACCATCGCTCTCCCCGGCGATCACGACCTCTTCTCTCCCAGTGCATCGCTCGACGGAGCACCGGGCGCCCTCGCTCACCTCGACCTGGCCGCGTTCCTCAGTTCGGTCAACGTTGACCGTATTGAAGGATCGGATCGGTACGTCACGACCTCGATGGTGGCCGACGCGTCGAAGTCGACGAACTCGGGCGTGCTGTACCTCACCAGCGGCGAGGAGTACCCGGACTCGTTGAGCGCGGGGCCGGCCGTCACGCACACTGACGCGCGTCTCCTGCTGACGACGCCGACCAGCCTGCCCCAGGTCGACAAGTCGTACCTGACTTATCGACCCGTGAAGAAGGTGGTGATCGTCGGCAGCACGGCATCGATCTCCGCGAAGGTCCAGGCGCAGGTCAGGTCCGTCACGCACGGCAAGATCCCAGTGGTTCGCATCGCGGGTGCCGACCGATACGCCACGTCTCGGGCACTGATCCGAAATGCCTTCGGCTCCAGGCTGTCGCACGTCTGGATCGCTACCGGCCGCGACTTCCCTGACGCTCTGGCCACGGTGTCGGCGGCGAGCCACGAGAACGAGCCACTCCTCCTCGTCGACGGCTCACGAACGACCCTCGACGCGTCGACTGCGGCCTTTCTGAAAGGCGAGGGCGTGAGCTCGATCACTGTCGTCGGAGCGGAATCGTCCGTGACGGCCGGCGTGATGAACGGCCTCCAGGCCCTCGCTCCCACGACTCGTGTTGCCGGACAAGACCGCTACGCGACGTCGCAGGCCGTTCTCGACTCGGCGTTCGGAACGTCGCGCTCTCGCGTCGTGCTCACCTCGGGCGCGAACTGGCCGGATGCACTCGGCGGCAATCAGTTCGCGGCCTCTCTGGGCGCCCCGATGGCACTGGTGAAGCCCACCTGCGTGCCGGATCCTCTGGCCGAGCAGGTCGCCGCAAGTCCCGGGCACGACGTCGACCTCCTCGGTGGACTCCCTTCTCTCAACGCCGAAGTCGGCAACTTCGCCGCCTGCTGA